The following is a genomic window from Amycolatopsis cihanbeyliensis.
GAGAATTCGTATGATTGGTCGCGTATCTTCATCCAGACTGCGTACCGTGGCCTCGGTGACCACGGTAGGCATGGTCACCGCGCTGGCCGGCGTGCTCGCCGCCGGACCGGCCACCGCGGACACCGCAAGTCCGCTGGACGTGGTCAGCAAGGAACTGACCTACACCTGCACCTTCCCACTGGTCGGCCCACAGCCGGTCACCGCGACGGTGAGCGTCGACCTGCCGACCTCGGCCGCGGTCGGGGAGCGCATCCAACCCACCGGCCTCGCCATCGACTTCACCCTCAGCGAGAACATCGTGACCGCGTTCCGGTTGATCGGCGCGGCCACCATGGAGGCGGACGGGGTCGCCGATGTGGACGTCGCCTTCGGCGGCAGGACCCTCACCATGGGCGTGCCGAACCTGAAGGCGCCGAAGCAGGACATTCCGGCCAGCGGCCCGATGAGCAGCAGCATGACCGGTCCGATGCCCAGCTTCATCCTGTACGAGCCGGGCTCGCTGGAGATCGGCGCGGGCCAGCAGTTCTTCGCCTCGGCCACCGCGCTGGACGAGAACGGCAATGACACCGCGCTCGGCAACCCGATCGACATCCCCTGCACCCAGGACGCGGGCCAGGACGCGCACCTCGGCACGATCGAGGTCACCGGCGCGCCCACCGCGGGACCGGCGGCCGGAATGTCGACCCAGGGGAGTGTGGACAAGGAACTGGCCTACACCTGCACCTTTCCCGAGGCCGGTCAGCAGGACGCCGTGGGCAGGGTGACG
Proteins encoded in this region:
- a CDS encoding DUF6801 domain-containing protein → MTTVGMVTALAGVLAAGPATADTASPLDVVSKELTYTCTFPLVGPQPVTATVSVDLPTSAAVGERIQPTGLAIDFTLSENIVTAFRLIGAATMEADGVADVDVAFGGRTLTMGVPNLKAPKQDIPASGPMSSSMTGPMPSFILYEPGSLEIGAGQQFFASATALDENGNDTALGNPIDIPCTQDAGQDAHLGTIEVTGAPTAGPAAGMSTQGSVDKELAYTCTFPEAGQQDAVGRVTATFPDQAQVDQRAEITDAEVQADINAASVDVLRDNGAATVEGSGQADLHAGLSDASGTLELTLGLPATIPPVDVPAAGGLTASMPINTPSLIFRAPGDLSVSAGDLSGTLTPRDAAGDETALGTFDVPCQPQSGQDTHLATVPIVA